AATGCAAACAATGAAGGTTCAACCAAGTTAGATGAGATTTAGGAATCCTAAAAGGGGTGGTGCAAGAACAAGAAGTTCAAGGTAAGACCGTAGGATCTCTAACCCAACAAGTTGGTCAACTAGCGGAAGAAGTAGCTATAAGACGACCGGgaaagcttccaagtgacacaGCAATCAATCCACAACATCAAGGATCATCATCAAAGAACAACAAAAATGCACACGTCAATGAGGTATGTGTTCTTAGAAATGGTAAGTCTTATGAGAACAATGTTGAAACTCCATCACAATTTGTTGAAGGTGTGGTGGAGGATGTTAGTGACGAATCCGATAATGACCAAGAAATAGAAACTCATGTTACTAAAACTCAACCTCATCAaacttttaaaaattcaacaaaTCAAGAGGGTGTGGGTAACGAGTCTACTAAAGTGACGGATAAGGGTGTGGATACTAATACCGCCCCATATCCTTCCGCTTTAGTAAATCCAGTGAAAGCATCGATTTATGGGAAAAGGGGACCCCAATCTGAGGAAATGTGGGATGTATTTAAGCAAGTCAAAATTAACTTACCGTTGATTGATGCGATTCGTCAAATCCCTTCTTATGCAAAATTTTTGAAAGATTTATGTACTCAAAAACGACAACATAAGTTACCTAAGAAACTCGATTTGACAGCTAGTGTAAGTGCAATTTTGTCAAGTTCTCTCCCACAAAAACTTAAAGATCCCGGGGCACCCCTCATTTCCATCCAAGTGGGTGATGTTAGCATTAAACGAGCACTATTAGATTTGGGAGCAAGTGTTAGTATCCTCCCGGGGAGTTTATATGACCAACATGACTTCGGTCCACTTAAGAAAACTGACATTACTGTTGTAATGGCGGATATGTCACCTAAACTCCCTAGGGGAATGCTACATGATGTAATTGTGAAAATTCAAGACTTTATTATCCCATTGATTTTTTAGTGCTTGATTTCACATCAAAACAAGTAGAGAAACAAGCTAATGTGATTTTGGGAAGACCGTTTTTAGCTACAGCGCGTTCTATAATTGATTGTATTGATGGAACTGTGGGGATGAAGTTTGGTGACCGTGAGTTGCGGTTAAACATGTTTGCAAATGTTACTGACCCTTTTGTTAGTGATGATTGTCTTACAGGAGACATTACTAATAGGTGTGTATCTCCTTTAAAGGAGAACCACACCAAAGAGGAATGTTTAATGATTGACAAGTCAATGCAGCAGGAGGTAAATATGAAAAAAAAGGATGACATGGTGAAGGAGGTGGCAACGCAAAAAGGAAATTCACCACAGAAGAAAAAGGTAGGCGATCCACATAATCATATTAATTCGAGGGTTAAAACGACGATGTTTGGTCCATGGTGGAATGAGATGAAGGATCTACCGAATCATTGGAGGCACATATTTGAGGAACAAGTGGTAAGCAAAAATCCCACTCGACCACCATGAGATTTCCAGGTATTGTCGGGCTGATGACATTAAAATTAGCGCTGAACGGGAGGCAACCCGTTGTGTGTTTGCATGTTTTGTTTGTGTGCATTTGCATTGTGTATTTTGTGTGTCACGTCATTTTAAATCACTATCATCACATCATTTTCATTCATCATTTTTGCAAAACAACTAAGTTGGGGAACAATGGTACGGGTTTTCGTGTGTCATGTCACCGGTGGCGTATACTCATTTTTAGTTTGCTTGTGCATTAGGGACGATGCACGATTTTAAGTTGGGGAAGGGATACGTTTTGTATACGGCTTTCAAACCAAAGGCGGTTGAAAAAAAAAGAGGTTTTCAAACCAAAGGTAGTaaaaaaaactattaaaaaaTGAAATCAAAATTTTAGCTTTAAAAAATACGaaaaagtaaagaaaaaaaaGTGTGTACGTTGAATAAAAGGAAATAAAAACTATTAAAATATGAATGATGTTGTCTTGTATTGTTGATGATTTCTTGTTGCTTACTTGTTGATTTCTAGAGATCtgatgttaaacatcatggtTGAAACTTGTTAAAGTAAGATTAAAAGCTTAagttaacaagttaggaggtgattaGTGAATCACCTCCATGTTTAAGCATGATTAGTAAACAAAGTAAGTTGGTGATCGTACGGATCCGAGGTTTACAAATGGTTTTTCCTAAAGAAACCAAGAGTAGAAGATGATTTTTGAAAGGTTATGACTTTtgttaaacctacactattttagtaacaaaataagcatagaaatatttttagaacaaGAAGATCCAATAAATACACATTTTTGCAAAATgagtttacaagttgtaaacatctaaaaatcccgagaatgagatcttaacaaaagtaaacacactttggagggtaactaaacccactaaacaccccactaagttactacgcgtttttactaaaaaccaagttcatgttattatgtaaagtgcattgttttgcacttgactagtgtaatattgtttagtcacttgttattgattgttgaataattttttggaaaagaaaatgatatgcttatgagcatggacacctccatttacaaaggaaactctggcgaaattttctaaaattccaacacttagaaaatattttctaaaacaagtgttacaagtatatttttagCTTTGTTTTCAAAATGAACTTCGCCAaaagttttgttacaaaatacaaagtatcggaggttgaccTTTATAAGTAAAATggataaaatatatatatttagaatatatattttatattagaacacttgtgtggatacttgtttattttgtgagatagttatattattttagggtaaaataatataacttaacaaagtacctTGATAATTGAATTATGTGATATGTGATAGGaataatgagtagataaaccgtacgtaggatgcGTGTCGTGCATGAGAATCTGATTGCTATCTGTGCGTTATTAGGACGTGCGTGATTTCCTGATTTttagagtaattaatctaaccgagcaaaccaaggtgagttcacactttctaaggcatgggattcccggtggttgggaatgggttaaagaattaaaacggaacctacatatcctccttgggtaggatatgtacggccatcctccgtaggtaggatgccaatattaattcCTGCGTATTcaccttgggtagaatacgtacgttcgtcctccttgggtaggacaacaaccttaaaacttactagacaaaactctatcattcaGTCCCTCAtcttatatcgacttaatcgccgaggccgatggcgagtgggtcattagttaacatcgctattaggtttaacaaacctcacaccgtgccgttcggacaggcgtgtactaatggactatggcaaactgtcaatgatgatagacattgacgtagggcacacttaatgttcgtcagttgtcgatatcataacggtctagtggttcacatggggaagtcCCCCACTAATTATGGGTATGGTTTGGGAAAGAAGGAAATTGATTAATCatgttttcaactatggggtaatcCCCATGGCAAGTAAGCCAACTAAACAAAAACTATGTTTTGAACaaactaaaacaaacacccacccgtgaactcactcaactttattGTTGACTCGTTGATACATGCCTCGTAGGTCGCttgatgcttatggagcttgcacgaggaggaggttgttgtgggatatggattgttatgtcccgtgcttaatgtttaatccttatgaaccctattaaacttacgttttgaattttaaacttatgaactatggaacttatgttttggatttacgtttatgcttccgctgtttaagttaaacttggttaactagcttttggtcaccaattgtattgtggttggttttatttacttaattacgtttttcaatatgattggtggctcgatcctggtcatgtcacgccttcaagcggtgatactccgcattgtggattttgggggtgtgacatttactttttcaaaacttcaaaattagcagaaatcaaatactcttctttgaaaaaaaaatttgctctagccctagtccaaacggctagaaggcttcgaaggtactttcagtcacacccgatacaagtgatcattgactaaccaattaagaatgtgcttgaaaaacaagaaaattCCGGACGATTAGCCAAACGAGTTGTGAAACTAGGTGAACACAAAATCACCTATGTCCTGAGAAAAGTTGTCAAAGCTCAAATCTTGGCTGACTTCATCTTGTAAGTCCCTATAGAAGCCATAACAGAAGTTAATACAACTGcagctgaaccctccaaccctgatacctggaagctctttaccaacgaagcttccagcattgaagggtcaggagcaggGCTAGTTCTAATTGATCCTAACAAATTGTAATTCACGTATGCCCTTCGTCTTGAATTTCGGACTACCAATAATAAAGCCAAGTACGAAGCATTGATCACTGGGCTAAAGCTAGCCAAAGAAATGGGGGTTCAAAAGCTTCAATTCCTCACAAACTCTCTCAAGCCAAGACAATAATAACTACCTAGCAAAATAACCCAACATGAATAAATACTAAGAGAAATCAATGAACGCATTTTAAACATGTGCCATCAAATAAATCCCAAGATCTCAAAACAAGAGAGTTGATGCACTAAGCAAGCTTGCATCTCTTACGTTTACCCACCTTACCAAGAAGGTACTAGTTGGGGTATTAAAAACCTCATCCATCCAAAAACTTGAGGTTCAAGATGTGATCACTAAAAAAGGGCCAAATTGGATAACTCCTATTGAAAGGTTCCTCAAAATGGTGAATTACCTAATGACCAGACTGAGGCTAAAAGGGTTCGTATCAAGTCAAGGCAATATGTGTTACAAGGAGATATCCTTTAcaaaaaaggataccttgcaccactACCTCGATGCGTTGGCCCAAAACAAAGCCAATATCTGATCAAAGAGGTTCACAAAgggatatgtggagctcattgtgGCCCAAAATCGGTAGTGTCAAAGTTGATGAACCTCGAACACTTTTGGCCGTCCATGCATCGAGATACCTTCGAACAACTGCGAAAATGTGAAGCTTGTTAGTTACATGCTCCGGTACCCAAAAGCTACAAACATGATCCCGTTCCCACCTCCTCGACTTGGCCATTTCTTAAGCGGAGAATGAacattgttggaccattcccaccAGCCAAAGGAGGAATCAAGTTCTTATTGGTAGCCGTGGGCTACTTCACCAAGTGGCCAAAAATAAAACTATTGGCAAACATCTTAGGGAAACAGGTCATTGATTTCGTTTACGAAAACATAATCTGTCGTTTTGGGTTCCTAGGGACACTAATCACGGATAACGGGAAATAGTTTGCCGAGAAACCTTCTAGCTCCTGGTGCAAGGAGTTTAGAATAACTCAAGTATTCTGCTCGGTAGCTTACCCACAATCCAATGGCCAGGTTGATAGGACAAACCACAACATTGTTGAAGGGATTAAATCTCGATTGGGAAGATACGACAACAACTGGGTCGAATAGCTTCCCAATGTGCTATTGGAAATTCAAACAACCGAGAAAACGAGCCACAAGAAAATACCCTACAACCTAGTGTTTGGATCAGAGGCTGTAATCCTAGCTGAAATCGGAgcaacaacacaaagaacaattaACATCGACCTCAAGCCAAATAAGAAAGAGACGATGTTGAATTTGGAACTCCTCGAAGAGGCTCGTGATCAAGCAGCCATACAAAAAGCAAGGTACAAGCAAAACATGGATTTGTATTACAATACACGGGTGAACCATGAACGCTTCAAGCCTGAGGACCTTGTGCTTCGAAATAATGAGGCCTGCAAGAAAGAAAGCCAAGGAAAGCTTGGCCCTAAGTAGGAAGGGCCATACACTATCCTTAAAGCCTACAAAGGGGGATCATACAAGCTGGCAGGCCCGCAAGGCAAAAAGCTTCCCCGCCATTGGGATGGCAAAAACCTTAAAATGTTCCATGTTTAGCCAAAACGTGTTACAAATAGTTTCAAAAAGTTGTTCTATTCCCCTAGTAATCAAAGTACTTTGAAATGAATGAACAAtgaatttgtctttctatcctataatcaggttgagaacctaccAAGAAACTctatggcaagggccatgtaagaggatgagctcccaggccacatcgctcaataggttcaagggttgaatggacctatataaggggtgagttcctaaatcaatacaactccatgagactcatAGAAATCTTAAAAAAcatgtctcatagacgggtttgaacagcctacaccaaatgttccttaagccccaacattggcttacgaaccaaaagactctaagtgaatgtcatacataggatagaggttgtatcttcttgttaaaaatatcctaagggtaagtgactgcagcactgaaccctttaaggtataaataaCATAAGATGCACCACCCAAAACAAAGACAACATACAAAACCAATGAAAACACAAGGGAGTAAACAGAACAACACAATAAACATAGCAAGATAGCAAGGGCCATACTGGCATCAAACATGAAACATGGTCCACAAGCCTCATCCAGGCTTTAACCACCAAAGGACCTAAGCGGTTCCCTTAAAACAAAAAGATGTCTAAGCAAACAACCCGTAACATTGTTCGACAAACTAAGAAAGCTATGAATTAAAGTTTCTTCTTCATTTGGCAACATCAGAGATGATAGACTTTGCTGCATCATCCTTATTCGAAACCCCATCATCTTAAGTGTTTttagccttcctctttttcctccctACGACACCCTCTGTCTCGgaggcttcaaggcttgaaccCTTTGAGCCCTCACCACCTTCAGAACACGTTTCCTCGCTATCAACGGAGCAAGGACGTTTCTTCGAGAAGGACTTCAACATTTCGTTACAAACAGCCTCATTAAGGCCCTGGGGTTTTAGCTCCTGCAAGACAGGCAAAGATTTACCAAAACACTTGGATACTTCACCCACATAAGGGTAAACCATATGCTCAATCTTAAAAATTGTTCCCTTGAAGACTTTGAAGGCTTTGGGTTGAAAAAGAGAAGACTCTTCCTAAGGCTCCCCAGGTTCACAAAGCTTTGTAACCAGCAAACAAACCTTGGTGTCTCATATGAGCAAGAAGCTTGGTGTACACATCACCTAAGACTTTGTTGAACTCCGACGAATGGAGAAGGTAGGTAACCACTTGATGGTATCCATGCTCAATGAGTCGTTTATTATCACCAGTTGCCTAGGAAAGTGAAGCCTTTAACCCTTCTTTCTCCTCCAAGGAGGCTACTTCTGAACCTCCAAAACAGCCCTATCAACCCTGACTTGAACCCTGTCAGCTTCCAAGCATTTTTCCAACTCAACCATCTCAGTCTTGTGCTGGGAAGAAAGCTCATCAATCCTCAACATCAGCTTTTCTCCCTCCCAGCATAATCCTCTGCCTCCTTCTTTAGAGTAGCTAGTGAAGCcttcatctcatccctcttcttcGAGAAGACATCATATTCTCGCATCCTCTTGCGAAATCGGGATACACCCTCTGGAAGCAAGGCAACAAGGTTACAAGCACCCATTACCATTTTTCGAAAT
This genomic stretch from Helianthus annuus cultivar XRQ/B chromosome 8, HanXRQr2.0-SUNRISE, whole genome shotgun sequence harbors:
- the LOC110870591 gene encoding uncharacterized protein LOC110870591, whose translation is MAGGEGDPPLPGVDTHFRPTIFRNPSPIVTPVLNGRVFEIRPQYLAILPTFRGVASDEPYTHLIDYAAICSTIGKQGFTLEEVKLRVFQFSLKDRAKQWFSILPSDSIRTWDEMQRTFLEEYYPMSKTSEDRNAIKSFSQHVGETFHEAFKCFNEMLRMCPHHDIPKWDLVKIFYDGLVTEDQKVVFACSGRTFLTHDENYEWNFLETLSKGLKIQASADRSVKPHQIKVVNDQPSNERFDALEKKIDMICQKLGNDVSLVSQVQELCEICGDMGHVAFDCPMNFGSNEEVNQIHGERNMNSNTYHPGLRNHPNFRYGNPANQMNPNFQGSSQQGGQQQFQPRQQNFQGILKGVVQEQEVQGKTVGSLTQQVGQLAEEVAIRRPGKLPSDTAINPQHQGSSSKNNKNAHVNEVCVLRNGKSYENNVETPSQFVEGVVEDVSDESDNDQEIETHVTKTQPHQTFKNSTNQEGVGNESTKVTDKGVDTNTAPYPSALVNPVKASIYGKRGPQSEEMWDVFKQVKINLPLIDAIRQIPSYAKFLKDLCTQKRQHKLPKKLDLTASVSAILSSSLPQKLKDPGAPLISIQVGDVSIKRALLDLGASVSILPGSLYDQHDFGPLKKTDITVVMADMSPKLPRGMLHDFGDRELRLNMFANVTDPFVSDDCLTGDITNRCVSPLKENHTKEECLMIDKSMQQEVNMKKKDDMVKEVATQKGNSPQKKKVGDPHNHINSRVKTTMFGPWWNEMKDLPNHWRHIFEEQVVSKNPTRPP